One Brassica oleracea var. oleracea cultivar TO1000 chromosome C7, BOL, whole genome shotgun sequence genomic window carries:
- the LOC106301483 gene encoding choline/ethanolaminephosphotransferase 2-like, giving the protein MGYIGAHGVAALHRHKYSGVDHSYLAKYVLQPFWNRFVKIFPLWMPPNMITLTGFMFLIISALLGYVYSPQLDSPPPRWVHLAHGLLLFLYQTFDAVDGKQARRTNSSSPLGELFDHGCDALACAFETMAYGSTAMCGRDTFWFWIISAIPFIGSTWETYFTNILTLPVVNGPTEGLALIYCGHFFTAIVGAEWWAQQFGESIPLFSWVPFLNEITTSRVVLITMVAFAVIPTLAFSVSNVYKVIQPRKGSMFVALSMLFPFVGLLAGVLIWDYLSPTDLIRNYPHLVVLGTGLAFGFIVGRIILAHICDEPKGLKTNMCMSLLYLPFALANALTARLNNGVALVDEFWVLLGYCIFTMALYMHFATSVIHEITTALGIYCFRITRKEA; this is encoded by the exons ATGGGATACATAGGAGCACATGGGGTAGCAGCTCTTCATAGACACAAATACAGTGGTGTGGATCACTCTTACCTTGCCAAATACGTTCTCCAACCTTTTTGGAATCGTTTTGTCAAAATCTTCCCTCTCTGGATGCC ACCCAACATG ATAACGCTTACGGGGTTCATGTTTCTCATCATATCTGCGCTCTTAGGCTAT GTATACTCACCTCAGTTGGATTCTCCTCCTCCTCGATGGGTTCACTTGGCACATGGACTCCTTCTGTTTTTGTATCAG ACATTTGATGCGGTTGATGGAAAGCAAGCACGAAGAACAAACTCCAGTAGCCCACTCGGAGAGCTCTTTGATCATG GTTGTGATGCACTTGCTTGTGCG TTTGAAACGATGGCATATGGGAGTACTGCTATGTGTGGAAGAGATACTTTCTGGTTCTGGATTATATCAGCTATTCCATTTATTGGATCTACATGGGAAAC CTATTTTACCAATATACTGACTCTCCCGGTAGTCAATGGTCCTACAGAAGGTCTTGCACTTATATACTGTGGTCACTTCTTCACAGCCATTGTTG GTGCTGAATGGTGGGCTCAGCAGTTTGGAGAGTCAATCCCCTTGTTTAGTTGGGTGCCCTTCTTGAACG AGATTACAACATCAAGAGTAGTACTAATAACGATGGTTGCTTTTGCTGTTATACCAACACTTGCATTCAG CGTGTCCAATGTATACAAAGTTATACAGCCAAGAAAAGGAAGCATGTTTGTAGCATTATCTATG CTGTTTCCATTCGTTGGGCTACTTGCAGGAGTTTTGATTTG GGACTACTTGTCTCCAACTGATCTCATAAGAAACTACCCTCACTTAGTTGTACTGGGAACTGGTCTTGCATTTGGATTCATTGTG GGAAGAATAATTTTAGCTCACATATGTGATGAACCAAAAGGATTAAAAACAAACATGTGCATG TCACTGCTTTACCTTCCCTTTGCACTAGCAAATGCTCTAACCGCTAGACTCAACAACGG GGTTGCTCTAGTGGATGAGTTTTGGGTGCTTCTTGGTTATTGTATATTCACAATGGCACTATACATGCATT